A region from the uncultured Stenotrophomonas sp. genome encodes:
- a CDS encoding conserved exported hypothetical protein (Evidence 4 : Homologs of previously reported genes of unknown function), translating into MNALTPEQLAVRTRGRRVLLLIFAMFFGSMALAGALRFSGWMPQINRNHGQLFEPPVDLRDARLQLADGTPYAWNPTARHWRIALAPAAGCAPECVILSQQLDTVWQLFGHNADNVEILWLGTPPQQVAAMPALRVLSADTATRASLPGVDDPAGTPVYVIDPNGFVVLRYAPGFDPGGLRTDLARLLKLK; encoded by the coding sequence ATGAACGCACTCACTCCCGAACAGCTCGCCGTGCGCACCCGTGGCCGGCGCGTGCTGTTGCTGATCTTCGCGATGTTCTTCGGCTCGATGGCGCTGGCCGGCGCCCTGCGTTTCTCCGGCTGGATGCCGCAGATCAACCGCAACCACGGCCAGTTGTTCGAACCGCCGGTGGACCTGCGCGACGCGCGCCTGCAACTGGCTGACGGCACGCCCTACGCATGGAACCCAACCGCGCGCCACTGGCGCATCGCGCTGGCGCCGGCCGCCGGTTGTGCGCCCGAGTGCGTCATCTTGTCGCAGCAGCTGGACACGGTCTGGCAGCTGTTCGGCCACAATGCGGATAATGTCGAGATCCTCTGGCTGGGCACGCCGCCGCAACAGGTGGCCGCCATGCCCGCGCTGCGGGTGCTGAGCGCCGATACCGCGACGCGGGCGAGCCTGCCCGGCGTCGACGACCCGGCCGGCACGCCGGTGTACGTGATCGATCCCAACGGCTTCGTGGTGCTGCGCTACGCACCCGGCTTCGATCCGGGTGGGCTGCGCACGGACCTGGCCCGGCTGCTGAAACTGAAGTGA
- a CDS encoding Cytochrome oxidase assembly, translating to MNVPARPALHRNFHRLAWFALIMTASTILFGAFVRLSDAGLSCPDWPTCYGRVTWPQTQMEAAQHVASEIRPLESHKAWREQVHRFLAGLLGVEVLTLALLAARRRRRGVLQVLAASVLVALAIPLYMRGEHAASSALAIAGEAILLLAALRWSNIDLSRAAVLTLAVVIFQALLGMWTVTWLLKPIVVMGHLLGAMLMFGLLVWSAWKATHLPITLAEAPRLRWWLRAGLLLLVLQVALGGWVSANYAALACGGGSAALDNFPRCVSQWWPQQNYVEGFTLWRGIGVDYEGGVLDGASRIAIQMAHRMLAVVVALYLLALSLRMFRLPGMRGWSSALIVLVLLQVTLGILNVKLALPLAVAVMHNGGAVALLFVLVSLLARLRAPE from the coding sequence ATGAATGTCCCTGCGCGTCCCGCGCTGCACCGCAATTTCCATCGCCTGGCGTGGTTTGCGCTGATCATGACCGCCAGCACCATCCTGTTCGGTGCGTTCGTGCGCCTGTCCGACGCCGGCCTGAGTTGCCCGGACTGGCCGACCTGCTATGGCCGCGTCACCTGGCCGCAGACGCAGATGGAAGCGGCCCAGCACGTGGCCAGCGAAATCCGTCCACTGGAAAGCCACAAGGCCTGGCGCGAGCAGGTGCACCGCTTCCTCGCCGGCCTGCTCGGCGTGGAGGTGCTGACGCTGGCGCTGCTGGCTGCGCGCCGCCGGCGCCGGGGCGTGCTGCAGGTGCTGGCTGCATCGGTGCTGGTGGCGCTGGCGATACCGCTGTACATGCGTGGCGAACATGCCGCCTCCAGCGCGCTGGCCATTGCCGGCGAGGCGATCCTGCTGCTGGCCGCGCTGCGCTGGTCCAACATCGACCTGTCGCGCGCCGCGGTGCTGACGCTGGCGGTGGTGATCTTCCAGGCGCTGCTGGGCATGTGGACGGTGACCTGGCTGCTCAAGCCGATCGTGGTGATGGGCCACCTGCTCGGCGCGATGCTGATGTTCGGCCTGCTGGTGTGGTCGGCGTGGAAGGCTACGCACCTGCCGATCACCCTGGCCGAGGCGCCGCGGCTGCGCTGGTGGCTGCGCGCCGGCCTGCTGCTGCTGGTGCTGCAGGTTGCGCTGGGTGGCTGGGTCAGCGCCAACTACGCGGCGCTGGCCTGCGGCGGCGGCAGTGCCGCGCTGGACAACTTCCCGCGCTGCGTCAGCCAGTGGTGGCCGCAGCAGAACTACGTCGAGGGCTTCACCCTGTGGCGCGGCATCGGCGTGGACTACGAGGGCGGGGTGCTTGACGGCGCATCGCGCATCGCCATCCAGATGGCGCACCGGATGCTGGCGGTGGTGGTCGCGCTGTACCTGCTGGCGCTGTCGCTGCGCATGTTCCGGCTGCCGGGCATGCGCGGCTGGTCCAGCGCGCTGATCGTGCTGGTGCTGCTGCAGGTCACGCTGGGCATCCTCAACGTCAAGCTCGCCCTGCCACTGGCAGTGGCGGTGATGCACAACGGCGGCGCGGTGGCGCTGCTGTTCGTGCTGGTTTCGCTGCTGGCGCGGCTGCGTGCACCGGAGTGA
- the cyoE gene encoding Protoheme IX farnesyltransferase: MNASLRDYWDLTKPRVVALIVFTALVGMFLAVPGWPDPGTALVGAIGVLGIWLAASAAAAINQLLDARIDARMARTSWRPLVVGKVSSRQVLVFAAALTALSMTILMLWVNMITAVLTFASLIGYAVIYTVYLKHATSQNIVIGGLAGAMPPMLGWAAVTGMQGASDWAYASLLVLIIFVWTPPHFWALAIFRRADYAKAAVPMLPVTHGVPHTRRQILVYSVVLVVVTLLPVAIEMSGVFYLGGATVLNLVFLWYAWKIQNPPDEMFNMKMFGYSVVYLLALFAFLLADHWLMP, from the coding sequence ATGAACGCAAGTCTGCGTGATTACTGGGATCTGACCAAGCCCAGGGTGGTGGCCCTGATCGTGTTCACCGCGCTGGTGGGCATGTTCCTTGCCGTTCCCGGCTGGCCCGACCCCGGCACCGCGCTGGTCGGTGCTATCGGCGTGCTCGGCATCTGGCTGGCGGCCTCGGCCGCGGCAGCGATCAACCAGTTGCTGGATGCGCGCATCGACGCGCGGATGGCACGCACCTCGTGGCGCCCGCTGGTGGTCGGCAAGGTGTCGTCGCGGCAGGTGCTGGTGTTCGCCGCGGCGCTGACCGCGCTGTCGATGACCATCCTGATGCTGTGGGTGAACATGATCACCGCGGTGCTCACCTTCGCCTCGCTGATTGGCTATGCGGTGATCTACACCGTGTACCTCAAGCATGCGACCTCGCAGAACATCGTCATCGGCGGCCTGGCCGGGGCGATGCCACCGATGCTGGGCTGGGCAGCGGTCACCGGCATGCAGGGCGCGTCGGACTGGGCCTATGCCTCGCTGCTGGTGCTGATCATCTTCGTGTGGACGCCGCCGCATTTCTGGGCGTTGGCGATCTTCCGCCGCGCCGACTATGCCAAGGCGGCGGTGCCGATGCTGCCGGTGACCCACGGCGTGCCGCATACGCGCCGGCAGATCCTCGTCTATTCGGTGGTGCTGGTGGTGGTGACGCTGCTGCCGGTGGCCATCGAGATGAGTGGCGTGTTCTATCTCGGCGGCGCCACCGTGCTGAACCTCGTGTTCCTCTGGTACGCGTGGAAGATCCAGAACCCGCCGGACGAGATGTTCAACATGAAGATGTTCGGTTACTCGGTGGTCTACCTGCTGGCGCTGTTCGCCTTTCTGTTGGCGGACCATTGGTTGATGCCCTGA
- a CDS encoding Dipeptidyl peptidase IV, whose product MRPLFLALAMTLATPAVHAEKLTLEAITGNAPLSGPTLMKPKVAPDGSRVTFLRGKDSDRNQLDLWEYDIASGQTRLLVDSKVVLPGAENLSDEEKARRERQRIAAMSGIVDYQWAPDAKTLLFPLGGELYLYDLGIQGRQAVRQLTRGEGFATDPKISPKGGFVSFVRERNLWVIDLASGRQVQLTADGSDTIGNGVAEFVADEEMDRHTGYWWAPDDSAIAFARIDESPVPVQKRYEMYADRVEMVEQRYPAAGDHNVLVRLGVVAPRAGATPTWVELGKEQDIYLARVDWRDPQHLTFQRQSRDQKRLELVETTLADGSQRTLVTETSKTWVPLHNDLRFLEDGRFIWSSERSGFEHLYVASADGATLTALTSGDWPVDGLLAVDEDAGTVYFRAGVESPLQSGIHAVPLAGGQPKRLSRSGGMHSAAFANNASVYVDSWSDSTTPPQIELYRANGEKIATLLDNDLADPQHPYAKYRDAQLPVEYGSLTAADGATALHYSLIKPAGFDPARQYPVVVYVYGGPASQTVTDSWPGRGDHLFNQYLAQHGYVVFSLDNRGTPRRGRDFGGALYGVQGTVEVADQLKGVEWLKAQPWVDGARIGVQGWSNGGYMTLMLLAKASDQYACGVAGAPVTDWGLYDSHYTERYMNLPAANPEGYREARILSHIDGLTSPLLLIHGMADDNVLFSNSTSLMSALQKRGQPFELMTYPGAKHGLSGSNALHRYRVAETFLARCLKP is encoded by the coding sequence ATGCGCCCCTTGTTCCTCGCCCTTGCCATGACGCTTGCCACGCCCGCTGTCCACGCCGAAAAGCTCACCCTGGAAGCCATTACCGGCAACGCGCCGCTGTCCGGGCCGACGTTGATGAAGCCGAAGGTGGCACCGGACGGTTCGCGGGTGACCTTCCTGCGCGGCAAGGACAGCGACCGCAACCAGCTGGACCTGTGGGAATACGACATCGCCAGCGGCCAGACCCGGCTGCTGGTCGACTCCAAGGTGGTACTGCCCGGTGCGGAGAACCTCAGCGACGAGGAGAAGGCGCGTCGCGAACGCCAGCGCATCGCCGCGATGAGCGGCATTGTCGATTACCAGTGGGCGCCGGATGCGAAGACGCTGCTGTTCCCGCTGGGCGGCGAGCTGTACCTGTACGACCTCGGCATACAGGGCCGGCAGGCGGTGCGCCAGCTGACCCGCGGCGAGGGGTTCGCCACCGACCCGAAGATCTCGCCGAAGGGTGGTTTCGTCAGCTTCGTGCGCGAGCGCAACCTGTGGGTCATCGACCTGGCCAGCGGCAGGCAGGTGCAGCTGACCGCCGATGGCAGCGACACGATCGGCAATGGCGTGGCCGAATTCGTCGCCGACGAGGAGATGGACCGCCACACCGGCTACTGGTGGGCGCCGGACGACTCGGCGATCGCCTTCGCCCGCATCGACGAAAGCCCGGTGCCGGTGCAGAAGCGCTACGAGATGTATGCCGACCGCGTGGAGATGGTCGAGCAGCGCTATCCGGCGGCCGGCGACCACAATGTGTTGGTCAGGCTGGGCGTCGTCGCGCCGCGTGCCGGCGCCACACCGACGTGGGTCGAGCTTGGCAAGGAGCAGGACATCTACCTGGCCCGCGTCGATTGGCGTGACCCGCAGCACCTGACCTTCCAGCGCCAGAGCCGCGACCAGAAGCGGCTGGAGCTGGTCGAGACCACGCTGGCCGATGGCAGCCAGCGCACCCTGGTCACCGAGACCAGCAAGACCTGGGTGCCGTTGCACAACGACTTGCGCTTCCTCGAGGATGGCCGCTTCATCTGGTCGTCCGAGCGCAGCGGCTTCGAACACCTGTACGTGGCCAGCGCCGACGGCGCCACGCTTACCGCGCTGACCTCGGGCGACTGGCCGGTGGATGGATTGCTGGCGGTGGACGAGGATGCCGGCACCGTGTACTTCCGCGCTGGCGTCGAATCGCCGTTGCAAAGCGGCATCCATGCCGTGCCGCTGGCCGGCGGCCAGCCGAAGCGGCTCTCGCGCAGCGGCGGCATGCACAGCGCCGCGTTCGCCAACAATGCCAGCGTCTACGTCGACAGCTGGTCCGACAGCACCACGCCGCCGCAGATCGAGCTGTACCGCGCCAACGGCGAGAAGATCGCCACGCTGCTGGACAACGACCTCGCCGACCCGCAACACCCGTATGCGAAGTACCGCGATGCGCAATTGCCGGTCGAGTACGGCAGCCTCACCGCCGCCGACGGTGCAACCGCGCTGCACTACAGCCTGATCAAGCCCGCCGGCTTCGACCCGGCCAGGCAGTACCCGGTGGTGGTGTACGTGTATGGCGGCCCGGCGTCGCAGACGGTCACCGACAGCTGGCCCGGCCGTGGCGACCACCTGTTCAACCAGTACCTGGCCCAGCATGGCTACGTGGTGTTCTCGCTGGACAACCGCGGTACCCCGCGCCGCGGCCGCGACTTCGGCGGCGCGCTGTATGGCGTGCAGGGCACGGTGGAAGTGGCCGACCAGCTCAAGGGTGTGGAATGGCTGAAGGCGCAGCCGTGGGTGGATGGCGCGCGCATCGGCGTGCAGGGCTGGTCCAACGGCGGCTACATGACTCTGATGCTGCTGGCCAAGGCCTCGGACCAGTACGCCTGCGGCGTGGCTGGCGCACCGGTCACCGACTGGGGCCTGTACGACAGCCACTACACCGAGCGCTACATGAACCTGCCGGCAGCCAACCCGGAGGGTTACCGCGAGGCGCGCATCCTCAGCCACATCGACGGGCTGACCTCGCCGCTGCTGCTGATCCACGGCATGGCCGACGACAACGTGTTGTTCAGCAATTCGACCAGCCTGATGAGCGCGTTGCAGAAGCGCGGGCAGCCGTTCGAGCTGATGACCTACCCGGGCGCCAAGCATGGCCTGTCCGGCAGCAATGCACTGCATCGCTACCGCGTGGCGGAGACTTTCCTCGCGCGCTGCCTGAAGCCTTGA
- a CDS encoding conserved exported hypothetical protein (Evidence 4 : Homologs of previously reported genes of unknown function), whose protein sequence is MKPAPLLIALLALWSLLGLPVALHLLPTSTWLATAGAIGLLTLTDALWLRHKPTPQVRRELPDTLALGIERETWLQLDGYGAQRLDVFDLVPGGWTATGLPRRLKLARASETRFSYRFTPDSRGTFRFDGVQLRLHSSLRLWRHSRITGPVQQVRVYPNFVPLTRLALLSAEMASRVVGAHLKRRRGEGTDFHQMREYRVGDSLRQIDWKATSRARKLISREYQDEKNQQLLMMIDTGRRMLADEGGLSHFDHVLNATLVVSYLALRQGDGVGLFASGGQTRWVAPQRGLGAIDTLLRASHDLQPQAVATDYLSAATELSLRQPRRCLVMLVTNVRDEDIEDLLAAVRLLQKRHLICVASLRERELDDALVREAGTLPDAVQAGAIARYLQQRDDAHEALRSHRVMVLDVTAEELPAALVERYLAVKRDGLL, encoded by the coding sequence ATGAAGCCCGCCCCGCTGCTGATCGCACTGCTGGCACTCTGGAGCCTGCTCGGCCTGCCCGTCGCACTGCACCTGCTGCCCACCAGCACATGGCTGGCGACCGCGGGCGCCATCGGCCTGCTCACCCTCACCGATGCCCTGTGGCTCCGGCACAAGCCCACCCCACAGGTACGGCGCGAACTCCCCGACACCTTGGCGCTGGGTATCGAACGCGAAACCTGGCTGCAACTGGACGGCTACGGCGCGCAACGGCTGGACGTATTCGACCTCGTGCCCGGTGGCTGGACGGCCACCGGCCTGCCACGCCGGCTGAAACTGGCGCGCGCCAGCGAAACCCGCTTCAGCTACCGCTTCACCCCGGACAGCCGCGGCACCTTCCGCTTCGACGGCGTGCAACTGCGCCTGCACTCGTCACTGCGCCTGTGGCGGCACTCGCGCATCACCGGCCCGGTGCAACAGGTGCGTGTGTACCCCAATTTCGTCCCGCTCACCCGGCTGGCGCTGCTCAGCGCGGAAATGGCCTCGCGGGTGGTCGGCGCCCACCTCAAGCGCCGCCGTGGCGAAGGCACCGACTTCCACCAGATGCGCGAATACCGCGTCGGCGACAGCCTGCGCCAGATCGACTGGAAGGCCACCTCGCGCGCGCGCAAGCTGATCTCGCGCGAGTACCAGGACGAGAAGAACCAGCAGCTGCTGATGATGATCGACACCGGCCGCCGCATGCTCGCCGACGAAGGCGGCCTGTCACACTTCGACCACGTGCTCAACGCCACGCTGGTGGTGTCCTACCTCGCACTGCGCCAGGGCGACGGCGTCGGCCTGTTCGCCAGCGGCGGCCAGACCCGCTGGGTGGCGCCGCAACGCGGGCTGGGCGCCATCGACACCCTGCTGCGCGCCAGCCACGACCTGCAACCGCAAGCGGTGGCCACCGACTACCTCTCCGCCGCCACCGAACTGTCGCTGCGGCAACCGCGCCGCTGCCTGGTGATGCTGGTCACCAATGTGCGCGACGAGGACATCGAGGACCTGCTCGCCGCCGTGCGCCTGCTGCAGAAGCGCCATCTGATCTGCGTAGCCAGCCTGCGCGAACGCGAGCTGGACGACGCCCTCGTACGCGAAGCCGGAACCCTGCCCGACGCCGTGCAGGCCGGTGCCATCGCCCGCTACCTGCAGCAACGCGACGATGCCCACGAGGCGCTGCGCAGCCACCGCGTAATGGTGCTGGATGTCACCGCCGAGGAGCTGCCCGCGGCGCTGGTGGAACGCTACCTCGCGGTCAAGCGCGACGGATTGCTGTAA
- a CDS encoding conserved hypothetical protein (Evidence 4 : Homologs of previously reported genes of unknown function) has translation MTDPTAPPALPGDTPAPAPSAGNAELIERVERIRDAVGQAFIGQADVLEQILIALLAGGHVLIEGVPGLGKTLLVRALAQALELDYARVQFTPDLMPSDVSGHAVYDPKTESFKIRRGPVFTHLLLADEINRAPAKTQSALLEVMQEGQVTIEGRAFPLTPPFLTLATQNPVEQEGTYPLPEAQLDRFLLKILIDYPQLDDERRMVEAITTGRSAGDFNLSQVPRVMSGAEVVEVQQAVAAITVDPQVIDYAVRIVAATRKWPGIALGAGPRGSIALVRAARAQAVLSGRDFVTPDDVREIARPALRHRIALSPELQIEGQSADDVLTALLAKVEAPRK, from the coding sequence GACGCGGTGGGCCAGGCCTTCATCGGCCAGGCCGACGTGCTCGAGCAGATCCTGATCGCACTGCTGGCCGGCGGCCACGTACTGATCGAAGGCGTGCCCGGCCTCGGCAAGACCCTGCTGGTGCGTGCACTGGCACAGGCGCTGGAACTGGACTACGCGCGCGTGCAGTTCACCCCCGACCTGATGCCCAGCGACGTCAGCGGCCACGCCGTGTACGACCCCAAGACCGAGAGCTTCAAGATCCGCCGCGGCCCGGTGTTCACCCACCTGCTGCTGGCCGACGAGATCAACCGCGCCCCGGCCAAGACCCAGTCGGCGCTGCTGGAAGTGATGCAGGAAGGCCAGGTCACCATCGAAGGTCGCGCGTTCCCGCTCACCCCGCCGTTCCTCACCTTGGCCACGCAGAACCCGGTGGAGCAGGAAGGCACCTACCCGCTGCCGGAAGCGCAGCTGGACCGCTTCCTGCTCAAGATCCTGATCGACTACCCGCAGTTGGACGACGAGAGGCGCATGGTCGAGGCGATCACCACCGGCCGCAGCGCCGGCGACTTCAACCTGTCGCAGGTGCCGCGGGTGATGAGCGGTGCGGAAGTCGTCGAAGTGCAGCAGGCGGTGGCGGCGATCACCGTCGACCCGCAGGTGATCGACTATGCGGTGCGGATCGTGGCGGCCACCCGCAAATGGCCGGGCATCGCACTGGGCGCCGGCCCGCGCGGCAGCATCGCACTGGTGCGCGCGGCGCGGGCGCAGGCGGTGTTGTCCGGGCGCGACTTCGTCACCCCCGACGACGTGCGCGAGATCGCGCGGCCGGCGCTGCGCCACCGCATCGCACTGTCGCCGGAGTTGCAGATCGAAGGCCAGTCGGCCGACGACGTGCTGACCGCGCTGCTGGCGAAGGTGGAGGCGCCGCGCAAGTGA